A single Verrucomicrobiia bacterium DNA region contains:
- a CDS encoding DUF2249 domain-containing protein, with amino-acid sequence MDTVETALTNALVNGDLDVRSLPPIQRHSLIFDTYRRLQPGQSFVLVNDHDPRPLRYQFEAEHAGQVTWTYEEQGPQVWRVRIGRPNH; translated from the coding sequence ATGGATACGGTGGAAACCGCGCTGACCAATGCCCTCGTTAATGGCGATCTGGACGTGCGTTCGCTGCCGCCGATTCAGCGGCATTCGCTGATTTTCGATACCTACCGTCGGCTGCAACCGGGACAATCATTCGTGTTGGTGAACGATCACGATCCGCGTCCGTTGCGTTACCAATTCGAAGCGGAACACGCGGGCCAGGTAACGTGGACTTACGAGGAACAAGGTCCGCAAGTTTGGCGCGTGCGGATCGGTCGCCCGAACCATTAA
- a CDS encoding DUF2024 family protein, protein MKVAVYDTYVVKKNGVTAHFDVVVPTDETPERVLDFGREFLKSIGQEGQPLTTKECQFCHVESASEAIQRSVQQQGYFIKEMEGCR, encoded by the coding sequence ATGAAAGTAGCTGTTTACGATACCTACGTGGTGAAAAAGAACGGAGTCACTGCGCATTTCGATGTGGTGGTGCCGACGGACGAAACGCCGGAGCGCGTGCTGGATTTTGGTCGTGAATTCCTGAAAAGCATTGGACAGGAAGGTCAGCCGCTGACGACCAAGGAATGTCAGTTCTGCCACGTTGAATCCGCTTCTGAAGCCATCCAACGATCCGTGCAACAGCAGGGTTATTTCATCAAGGAAATGGAAGGCTGTCGTTAA
- a CDS encoding SirB2 family protein: MTYQTLKVLHLIGLALTFMGLAGVLAVKMSGAKSPRQRLFFIAHGIGLLLLLGTGVALVFQLQLMGTTHTLPGWVQGKLVIWLLAGGAISMAARLSRYAELVFLFFVLLVALAAWLTLFKPF; encoded by the coding sequence ATGACCTACCAAACTTTGAAAGTGTTGCACCTGATTGGTCTGGCCCTGACGTTCATGGGGCTGGCCGGGGTGTTGGCGGTTAAAATGAGCGGCGCAAAATCGCCCCGGCAACGGCTGTTTTTCATCGCGCACGGAATCGGGCTGCTGTTGCTTCTGGGCACGGGCGTGGCGCTGGTGTTTCAATTGCAACTCATGGGGACAACCCACACTTTGCCGGGTTGGGTGCAGGGGAAATTGGTCATTTGGTTGTTGGCGGGTGGGGCCATCTCGATGGCGGCGCGCTTGAGTCGTTACGCGGAACTGGTGTTCCTATTTTTTGTGCTGCTGGTCGCGCTCGCGGCCTGGCTCACTTTGTTCAAACCGTTTTAA
- the pdhA gene encoding pyruvate dehydrogenase (acetyl-transferring) E1 component subunit alpha: MEALLETKTLAAAKINHGLTAEKKIHFLRQMLRIRRFEQTALKQYQTSGQIGGFLHLYSGQESVAVGTLSLCGENDHVIAGYRMHGHALTAGMSMNECMAELFGRATGCSKGKGGSMHFFAPDKNFWGGHGIVGGQTPLGLGLAFGLKYKGLKGCCLCFLGDGAVNQGAYHESLNLAALWDLPVIYIIENNQYSMGTSLERSSAFSKCLAARAEAYDIVWDHVSGEDLYEVRAKTWTAIQRAHTESRPTVLEIATYRYFGHSVSDANAKKYRRPEEIEKYRTLHDPIQLWQKRLLEEEVLTEAQATELDAAAAAEAEEAVRFAKESPIPNPADIFSDVYSEVDRQTAAGQTGKFFFND, translated from the coding sequence ATGGAAGCTTTGCTTGAAACCAAGACGTTGGCCGCTGCGAAAATCAATCACGGGCTGACCGCCGAGAAAAAAATCCACTTCCTCCGTCAAATGCTGCGCATCCGCCGGTTCGAACAAACGGCGCTCAAGCAATACCAGACCAGTGGCCAAATCGGCGGCTTCCTGCACCTCTACTCCGGACAAGAATCCGTCGCGGTGGGCACCCTTTCCCTGTGCGGCGAAAATGATCATGTCATTGCCGGTTATCGCATGCACGGCCACGCCCTGACCGCCGGCATGAGCATGAACGAGTGCATGGCCGAGCTGTTCGGTCGCGCCACGGGTTGCTCCAAGGGCAAAGGCGGTTCGATGCACTTCTTTGCGCCCGACAAAAATTTCTGGGGCGGACACGGAATCGTGGGAGGACAGACGCCACTCGGGCTGGGTTTGGCGTTTGGGCTGAAATACAAAGGATTGAAAGGTTGCTGCCTCTGCTTCTTGGGTGATGGCGCGGTGAATCAGGGCGCGTACCACGAATCGCTCAACTTGGCCGCACTTTGGGATTTGCCGGTCATTTACATTATTGAAAACAACCAGTACTCGATGGGCACGAGCCTGGAACGCTCCTCCGCTTTCTCCAAATGCCTGGCCGCCCGCGCCGAAGCCTACGACATCGTCTGGGATCACGTCAGCGGCGAGGACCTTTACGAAGTGCGCGCCAAAACTTGGACGGCCATTCAACGGGCGCACACCGAGAGCCGTCCCACCGTTTTGGAAATTGCCACCTACCGCTACTTCGGACATTCCGTTTCCGATGCGAACGCCAAAAAATATCGTCGCCCGGAAGAGATTGAAAAATACCGCACGCTTCACGATCCGATTCAGCTCTGGCAAAAGCGCCTGTTGGAAGAAGAGGTTTTAACCGAAGCGCAAGCCACCGAACTGGACGCCGCCGCCGCTGCGGAAGCGGAGGAAGCGGTACGCTTCGCGAAGGAGAGTCCGATCCCCAACCCGGCCGACATTTTCTCCGATGTTTATAGCGAGGTAGATCGCCAAACCGCTGCCGGTCAAACCGGAAAATTCTTCTTCAACGATTAA
- the gdhA gene encoding NADP-specific glutamate dehydrogenase produces MKKRLDEKLELVFQDVVSRNPGEGEFHQAVREVLESLGPVLVKYPEFRQHKILERICEPERQIIFRVPWQDDQGEVRINRGFRVQFNSALGPYKGGLRFHPSVYLGTIKFLGFEQIFKNALTGMPIGGAKGGSDFDPKCKSENEIMRFCQSFMTEMHRHLGEYTDVPAGDIGVGTREIGFMFGQYKRLTNRYESGVLTGKGLDWGGARVRREATGYGSVIFLNEMLKSRGTSVEGKTCLVSGSGNVAIYTMEKLQQLGGKTVACSDSNGVIYDRKGLDLNLVKQIKEVERVRISEYAVRQKRAKYFPNGKIWDIPCDVALPCATQNELTGKDAKSLVKNGCIAVAEGANMPTTSEGVHFFLDAKIAFAPGKAANAGGVATSALEMQQNASRDAWDFAYTESKLADIMKQIHRRCHDTAEEFGTPGNYVNGANIAGFLKVAKAMAALGLV; encoded by the coding sequence ATGAAAAAGCGATTGGACGAAAAATTAGAACTGGTATTTCAAGACGTAGTCAGCCGCAACCCCGGCGAAGGAGAATTCCATCAAGCCGTGCGCGAGGTGCTCGAATCCCTCGGTCCGGTGCTCGTAAAGTATCCGGAATTTCGGCAGCACAAGATTCTGGAACGCATCTGCGAACCGGAACGGCAGATCATTTTTCGCGTTCCCTGGCAGGATGACCAGGGCGAAGTGCGCATCAATCGCGGCTTCCGGGTGCAATTCAACAGCGCGCTCGGGCCGTATAAAGGCGGACTGCGGTTTCACCCTTCGGTCTATCTCGGCACGATCAAGTTTTTAGGATTCGAGCAAATCTTTAAGAACGCGTTGACCGGCATGCCCATTGGTGGCGCCAAAGGCGGTTCGGACTTTGATCCCAAGTGCAAATCCGAAAATGAAATCATGCGGTTTTGTCAGAGCTTCATGACGGAGATGCACCGACACCTGGGCGAATATACCGACGTTCCGGCGGGCGACATCGGCGTCGGCACGCGCGAGATTGGGTTTATGTTTGGTCAGTACAAACGACTCACCAACCGCTACGAGTCGGGCGTGCTTACGGGCAAAGGATTGGACTGGGGCGGCGCGCGAGTGCGCCGGGAAGCCACCGGATATGGCTCCGTCATCTTCCTGAACGAAATGTTGAAATCGCGCGGCACTTCGGTCGAGGGCAAAACGTGTTTGGTTTCAGGCTCGGGCAATGTCGCCATTTACACGATGGAGAAACTGCAACAGCTCGGCGGCAAAACCGTGGCGTGCTCCGATTCCAACGGCGTGATTTACGATCGCAAAGGTTTGGACCTCAATCTGGTCAAGCAAATCAAGGAAGTGGAACGCGTCCGCATTTCGGAATACGCTGTCCGGCAAAAACGCGCCAAATACTTTCCCAATGGAAAAATTTGGGACATTCCTTGCGATGTCGCCCTGCCTTGCGCGACCCAAAACGAACTGACCGGCAAAGACGCGAAGTCGCTGGTGAAGAACGGTTGTATCGCGGTGGCCGAGGGCGCCAACATGCCGACCACTTCGGAAGGCGTGCATTTCTTCCTGGACGCAAAAATCGCGTTTGCGCCGGGCAAAGCCGCCAACGCCGGTGGCGTGGCCACTTCGGCACTCGAAATGCAGCAAAACGCCAGTCGGGATGCCTGGGATTTCGCCTACACGGAAAGCAAGCTGGCCGATATCATGAAGCAAATTCACCGACGCTGTCACGACACGGCGGAGGAATTTGGCACGCCAGGGAATTATGTAAACGGCGCGAATATCGCCGGCTTTCTGAAAGTGGCGAAAGCCATGGCCGCTCTCGGCCTGGTCTGA
- a CDS encoding cytochrome P450, which yields MPNVRTIKDVKSDRPIPDWDPTSPAVQRDQRAAFDDLRRRCPVAYSELLGWSLFRHEDVQRVLLDPKTFSNAVSQHLSVPNSMDPPEHTPYRRIIEHYFSSGQMTCFEPVCRRIAARLAKKLTQQKEVEFVTAVALPFAVQAQCAFLGWPAALHEPLVRWTRRNQEATRAQDRKAMSEIAREFEEVIDDLLETRLEADAGPETDLTASLMHEKVWQRTLSNEEVASILRNWTVGEIGSISASVGILAHFLAIQPKVEAQLRAQPDLIPAAVEEILRIHGPLVANRRITKRPVEIGGRKIPAGERITVIWVSANRDEQVFPEPDTFRLDRDMSKNLLWGAGVHVCPGAPLARLELRVFLEELFAATSRIRVAANKTPKLAVYPASGFATLPLCADGSPAAV from the coding sequence ATGCCGAACGTGCGCACGATTAAAGATGTGAAATCCGACCGACCCATACCCGACTGGGATCCCACTTCACCCGCGGTGCAACGCGATCAACGCGCCGCGTTTGATGACCTGCGGCGGCGGTGTCCGGTCGCCTACAGCGAATTGCTCGGCTGGTCGTTGTTCCGCCATGAAGACGTGCAACGAGTTTTGTTGGACCCGAAAACCTTCAGCAACGCGGTGTCGCAGCACCTCTCCGTGCCGAACAGCATGGACCCGCCCGAACACACGCCGTATCGCCGCATCATCGAACACTACTTTTCCTCCGGTCAAATGACGTGCTTCGAGCCTGTCTGTCGCCGCATCGCCGCCCGATTGGCCAAGAAATTGACGCAGCAAAAGGAAGTGGAATTTGTCACGGCGGTGGCGTTGCCGTTCGCGGTGCAGGCTCAGTGCGCATTTCTCGGTTGGCCGGCGGCGCTGCACGAGCCGCTGGTGCGGTGGACGCGCCGCAACCAGGAAGCGACCCGCGCCCAAGACCGCAAAGCCATGTCCGAAATTGCGCGGGAGTTTGAAGAAGTCATTGACGACTTGTTGGAAACCCGACTGGAGGCCGACGCCGGTCCGGAAACCGATCTGACCGCTTCGCTCATGCACGAAAAAGTTTGGCAACGCACCTTGAGCAACGAAGAAGTGGCGAGCATTCTGCGCAACTGGACGGTCGGCGAGATCGGTTCGATTTCGGCCTCCGTCGGAATTCTGGCGCACTTCCTGGCGATTCAACCCAAGGTGGAAGCGCAGTTGCGCGCGCAACCGGATTTGATCCCGGCGGCGGTCGAGGAAATTTTACGAATTCACGGACCGCTGGTGGCCAACCGGCGCATCACGAAGCGACCGGTTGAAATTGGCGGTCGCAAAATTCCCGCTGGAGAGCGGATTACGGTGATCTGGGTTTCCGCCAATCGTGACGAGCAAGTATTTCCCGAGCCTGACACGTTTCGCCTGGATCGCGACATGAGCAAGAACTTGCTCTGGGGCGCGGGCGTGCATGTCTGTCCAGGCGCACCGTTGGCTCGTCTCGAGTTGAGAGTATTTCTGGAAGAACTGTTCGCTGCGACCAGCCGCATCCGGGTGGCGGCGAACAAAACTCCGAAGCTCGCGGTTTATCCGGCCAGCGGCTTCGCGACGTTGCCACTCTGCGCGGACGGATCGCCCGCCGCCGTTTAA
- the lpdA gene encoding dihydrolipoyl dehydrogenase: MSYDLIVIGGGPAGYVAAIRAAQLGKKVACVEKERAGGTCLNWGCIPTKSLLRNAELYHLMQHRAEEFGLSFDNLRYDWKKVIKRSRDVADKNAAGIEYLFKKNKVDYVRGEGSLERAGVVQVKSSDGKTQKLEGAKVLLATGVVSRPMPGFPFNGKTVIGSREALALEKQPKDIIIIGAGAIGVEFAYFFNAFGTKVTLVEMMPNLLPLEDTEVSQTLEKAFAKQGINVLAGTKVVKTETTAKGVKITVEGKKSETLEAELCLVAIGVQPLLPGGLPVKLTQRGYIETDARYQTSVPGVFAAGDITGPPLLAHTASYEAIQAVEGMFTKHTPKKISAFPSCTYCQPQAASVGLTERAAKEQGLKFKVGRFPFAASGKARAVGAVDGFVKLIFGEPHGELLGAHIVGAEATEMIAELGLALTLEATHEEIEATIHAHPTLSEAVHEATGQAFSSAIHI, from the coding sequence ATGAGTTACGATCTGATTGTCATTGGTGGCGGCCCGGCGGGTTACGTCGCGGCCATTCGCGCGGCGCAACTGGGTAAAAAAGTGGCCTGCGTGGAAAAAGAGCGCGCGGGCGGCACCTGTTTGAACTGGGGTTGCATCCCCACCAAATCGCTGCTGCGCAACGCCGAGCTTTACCACCTGATGCAGCATCGCGCCGAAGAATTCGGACTGAGCTTCGATAATCTGCGCTACGACTGGAAAAAGGTGATCAAGCGCTCCCGCGACGTGGCGGATAAGAATGCGGCCGGCATTGAGTATCTGTTCAAGAAAAACAAAGTGGATTACGTCCGGGGCGAAGGCTCCTTGGAACGGGCGGGCGTGGTGCAGGTAAAATCCTCCGACGGCAAAACTCAGAAGCTGGAAGGCGCAAAAGTGTTGCTGGCCACGGGCGTGGTATCCCGACCGATGCCGGGCTTTCCCTTCAATGGCAAAACCGTCATCGGCAGCCGTGAAGCGCTGGCACTGGAAAAGCAGCCCAAAGACATCATCATCATCGGCGCGGGCGCGATCGGTGTGGAGTTCGCCTACTTTTTCAACGCGTTCGGCACCAAGGTCACGCTGGTGGAAATGATGCCCAACCTGCTGCCGTTGGAAGACACCGAAGTTTCGCAAACGCTGGAGAAGGCTTTCGCTAAACAAGGCATCAACGTGCTGGCGGGCACCAAGGTGGTTAAAACTGAAACGACGGCCAAAGGTGTGAAGATCACCGTTGAAGGCAAAAAATCGGAAACCTTGGAAGCGGAACTTTGCCTCGTCGCCATCGGAGTGCAACCGCTGCTGCCCGGCGGCCTGCCGGTCAAACTGACGCAGCGCGGTTACATCGAAACCGATGCGCGCTACCAAACCAGCGTTCCGGGCGTGTTCGCGGCGGGCGACATCACCGGCCCTCCTCTGCTGGCGCACACCGCCAGTTACGAAGCGATTCAAGCCGTGGAAGGCATGTTCACCAAGCATACGCCCAAGAAAATCAGCGCCTTCCCGAGCTGCACCTATTGCCAGCCGCAGGCGGCGAGCGTGGGGCTGACGGAACGCGCCGCCAAGGAACAAGGACTGAAATTCAAGGTGGGCAGATTCCCGTTCGCGGCGAGCGGCAAAGCTCGGGCCGTCGGCGCGGTGGATGGTTTCGTAAAGCTGATCTTCGGTGAACCGCACGGCGAATTGCTGGGCGCGCACATCGTCGGAGCGGAAGCCACGGAAATGATTGCCGAGTTGGGCCTTGCTCTGACACTCGAAGCAACGCACGAAGAAATCGAAGCGACCATTCATGCGCATCCGACGCTGAGTGAAGCCGTGCATGAAGCCACCGGACAAGCGTTTAGTTCGGCCATTCACATTTGA
- a CDS encoding alpha-ketoacid dehydrogenase subunit beta, with translation MPVITYRKALNDALAEELTRDENVVILGEEVAQYNGAYKVTEGLWKRFGDKRVWDTPISEAAFVGLGVGASMMGLRPVVELMFWSFAFVAYDQVVNNAGCIRYMSGGLVNLPMVIRGPANGGTNVGATHSHTPESILAHNPGIKVVCPATAYDAKGLMKTAIRDDDPVFVMENTLLYGETWEVPEEEYLIPLGVADVKREGADVSLIAHGRATITSLKAAELLAQEHNIHAEVVDLRSIRPLDEDAILRSVRKTHRAVLVDENKPFCAVSAQIATIIQQKAFDDLDAPVLRVCSLDAPAIYSPRLEKLQLPTPERVVEKVLSLV, from the coding sequence ATGCCCGTCATTACTTACCGCAAAGCATTAAACGACGCCTTGGCCGAGGAACTGACCCGCGACGAAAATGTCGTCATTCTCGGCGAGGAAGTGGCCCAATACAACGGCGCTTACAAGGTGACCGAGGGGCTGTGGAAGCGCTTCGGAGACAAGCGCGTTTGGGACACGCCGATCAGCGAAGCGGCCTTTGTGGGATTGGGCGTCGGCGCTTCCATGATGGGATTGCGACCCGTGGTGGAATTGATGTTCTGGAGCTTTGCGTTTGTTGCTTACGATCAGGTGGTCAACAACGCTGGTTGCATTCGTTATATGTCCGGCGGCTTGGTGAATCTGCCGATGGTGATTCGCGGTCCGGCCAACGGCGGCACGAACGTCGGCGCCACGCACTCGCACACTCCCGAAAGCATCCTCGCGCATAATCCCGGCATCAAAGTAGTTTGTCCGGCTACGGCCTATGACGCCAAAGGTTTGATGAAGACGGCGATTCGAGATGACGATCCCGTTTTCGTCATGGAAAATACCCTGCTTTACGGTGAAACGTGGGAGGTGCCGGAGGAAGAATACCTGATTCCACTCGGAGTCGCCGATGTGAAACGCGAAGGCGCGGATGTCTCACTGATTGCCCACGGTCGCGCCACAATTACCAGTCTCAAAGCGGCCGAGTTGCTGGCTCAAGAACATAACATTCATGCGGAAGTGGTGGACCTCCGCTCGATTCGTCCGCTCGATGAAGACGCAATTTTGCGTTCCGTGCGCAAGACGCACCGCGCCGTGTTGGTGGATGAAAACAAGCCGTTCTGTGCGGTTAGCGCCCAAATCGCCACGATCATTCAACAGAAAGCATTTGATGATCTGGATGCGCCGGTGCTGCGCGTTTGCTCGCTGGACGCGCCGGCCATTTACAGTCCGCGTCTCGAGAAACTTCAGTTGCCCACTCCCGAACGCGTGGTGGAAAAAGTTTTAAGCCTCGTCTGA
- a CDS encoding Crp/Fnr family transcriptional regulator: MSASLAELRATAVINTLRSCQLFRGLPGADLEAIAALTVAMPLAKGEYLFREGDPSAGFYVVQSGTISIHRVNALRQEQVIRIFHAGDSFAEATLASPKGCHANARALESSQVLLIRKEGILDLLAQQPELVLSLLGSMGNHLRALIGQLEDLALKDVETRLANWLLKRCLSPTDDQPVRIVLTMTKRMLAGELGTISETLSRTFAKLREQKLVVVKGRNITVLSPMRLRQLLQRNLGESA, translated from the coding sequence ATGTCCGCTTCATTGGCAGAATTGCGAGCGACCGCCGTTATTAACACGCTGCGGAGCTGTCAGCTTTTTCGCGGTTTGCCGGGGGCTGATTTGGAAGCCATCGCGGCGTTGACCGTTGCCATGCCGCTGGCCAAGGGCGAGTATTTGTTTCGTGAGGGCGATCCCTCCGCCGGATTTTACGTGGTGCAAAGCGGCACGATCAGCATTCATCGGGTGAACGCGTTGCGGCAGGAGCAGGTGATTCGCATCTTTCACGCGGGCGATTCCTTTGCCGAAGCCACGCTCGCCTCGCCGAAGGGTTGCCACGCCAACGCGCGCGCGCTCGAATCCTCCCAGGTTTTGCTCATCCGCAAGGAGGGCATTCTCGATTTGCTGGCGCAGCAACCGGAACTTGTTTTGAGTCTGCTGGGATCCATGGGCAATCATCTGCGCGCGCTGATCGGCCAGTTGGAGGACCTGGCGTTGAAAGATGTGGAAACCCGTCTGGCCAACTGGCTGTTGAAACGCTGCTTGTCGCCGACGGACGATCAACCCGTTCGCATTGTGTTGACAATGACCAAGCGCATGTTGGCTGGCGAACTGGGCACGATCAGCGAGACGTTGTCCCGCACCTTCGCCAAATTGCGCGAGCAAAAACTGGTGGTTGTCAAAGGCAGGAATATCACCGTCTTATCTCCGATGCGCTTACGGCAGTTGCTGCAAAGAAATTTGGGGGAGAGTGCCTGA
- a CDS encoding ferredoxin, with amino-acid sequence MADHTQRLPQNVPGLWYVDSNCIDCDLCRETAPSVFRRDDENGNSYVFHQPETEEEIRQAIEALSGCPVEAIGNDNPVVTPAATTASPAAATPPQQT; translated from the coding sequence ATGGCTGACCACACCCAGCGATTACCGCAAAATGTGCCAGGACTTTGGTACGTGGATTCGAATTGCATTGATTGCGATTTATGCCGGGAGACCGCGCCGAGCGTCTTTCGTCGCGATGACGAGAACGGAAATAGTTACGTGTTCCACCAACCGGAAACCGAGGAAGAAATCCGGCAAGCGATCGAAGCCCTGTCTGGCTGCCCCGTCGAGGCCATTGGCAACGACAATCCTGTCGTCACACCCGCCGCAACTACCGCCAGCCCCGCCGCGGCCACCCCGCCGCAACAAACTTAA
- a CDS encoding LysR family transcriptional regulator, which yields MNQFLATTPFDLYELTLFQLVAETGSFTRAAERAGLTQSAITRQIHGVEERLGVTLFERTTRRVCLTRAGQLLREKSKTILQATSELLEDVQRTVGQLSSTLRVGVARSIGLAYLPGYFFAFQRRHPEVQLQVTLQTSREILTSLETGNLDAGLVCPPRRLSPLLQVTHRFKDEFTAIAPPQFSQQPETASVTLKQLKKLLAAQRWLLIDRQGFTGRRLHDWLLSQRWPIEPAMELDSFDVIVNLVSLGFGVSLVPHRVLALYGNRRVVRRLAFRPRFSRDLAVVVRRNRVIPEPLHSFVQSVLF from the coding sequence ATGAATCAATTTCTGGCGACGACACCGTTCGATTTATACGAACTCACTCTGTTCCAACTGGTCGCGGAAACCGGATCGTTCACCCGCGCGGCCGAACGGGCCGGGCTGACGCAGAGCGCCATCACCCGGCAGATTCACGGCGTCGAAGAGCGCTTGGGGGTAACTTTGTTCGAGCGCACCACTCGCCGGGTTTGTCTGACGCGCGCCGGTCAGTTATTGCGTGAGAAATCGAAGACCATTCTGCAAGCCACCAGCGAGTTGCTGGAGGACGTGCAGCGAACGGTGGGACAGCTTTCTTCCACGTTGCGCGTCGGGGTGGCGCGCAGCATCGGGCTGGCCTATCTGCCCGGTTATTTTTTCGCCTTCCAACGGCGGCATCCGGAGGTTCAATTACAAGTCACCCTGCAAACCAGTCGCGAAATTCTAACCTCACTGGAAACGGGAAACCTGGACGCCGGACTGGTCTGCCCGCCCCGCCGTTTGTCGCCGCTGCTCCAGGTCACTCACCGCTTCAAGGACGAATTCACCGCAATCGCGCCGCCACAATTCTCCCAGCAACCTGAAACGGCCAGCGTGACGCTCAAGCAACTTAAAAAATTGCTCGCGGCGCAACGCTGGTTGTTGATTGATCGGCAGGGTTTCACCGGTCGGCGGCTGCACGATTGGCTGTTGTCGCAACGCTGGCCGATTGAACCCGCCATGGAGCTGGACAGCTTCGATGTCATTGTGAATCTGGTTTCCCTGGGCTTCGGCGTGAGTCTGGTTCCGCATCGCGTTTTGGCGCTCTACGGCAACCGTCGCGTGGTGCGGCGGCTCGCGTTTCGTCCGCGTTTCAGTCGCGACCTGGCCGTCGTGGTGCGGCGTAATCGCGTCATTCCCGAGCCACTACATTCCTTTGTGCAAAGCGTGTTGTTTTAA
- a CDS encoding pyruvate dehydrogenase complex dihydrolipoamide acetyltransferase: MPYVEMPKLSDTMTEGTLVKWRKAIGDKISVGDVLAEVETDKAVMELEAFDEGTLKEIYVPDGGKALVGANLALLLGAGEAAPTKDAKPAAAKPAVTPTTGSEKPTATPGEAKAPVAASSGGRVKASPLAKKIATAKGLDLSAIRGSGPGGRIVARDIESQPGGTAARSVAPTISAAPAGKGDRRIALTGMRKIIAERLLASKTQIPHFYLNIEIDAGELLKLRAQTNAHFEQLGLGKLTINDFILKAVAMAAARVPRVNASFAGDAVIEYGDVHLSVAVAVEDGLVTPVIRQAQTKSLREISDTVKDLASRARNKKLKPEEYQGGTLTVSNLGSYGIESFSAVINPPQAMILAIGAIVKKPVVNANDEVVVGQRMAIGLSADHRVVDGAVGAQYLAELRQLLENPVWMLF; encoded by the coding sequence ATGCCCTACGTTGAAATGCCCAAATTAAGCGACACGATGACCGAAGGTACGTTGGTCAAGTGGCGCAAAGCCATCGGCGACAAGATAAGTGTTGGCGACGTGTTGGCCGAAGTTGAAACCGACAAAGCCGTGATGGAACTGGAGGCGTTTGATGAAGGCACGCTCAAGGAAATTTATGTTCCGGACGGCGGCAAAGCTCTGGTCGGCGCCAATCTGGCTCTACTGTTGGGCGCGGGAGAAGCCGCACCCACAAAGGACGCCAAACCGGCCGCCGCCAAACCAGCGGTCACCCCGACTACCGGTTCTGAAAAACCGACGGCAACTCCTGGTGAAGCGAAAGCGCCCGTTGCGGCTTCCAGCGGCGGACGAGTCAAGGCCTCACCATTGGCGAAGAAAATCGCCACGGCCAAAGGACTTGATCTGAGCGCCATCCGCGGGTCAGGTCCCGGCGGACGAATCGTGGCGCGTGATATCGAATCTCAACCGGGCGGTACCGCTGCGCGTTCCGTCGCACCGACGATTTCCGCCGCGCCCGCCGGCAAGGGCGATCGCCGCATTGCGCTGACGGGTATGCGCAAAATCATTGCCGAGCGTTTGCTCGCCAGCAAAACGCAGATTCCGCATTTTTATCTCAACATTGAGATTGATGCGGGTGAACTGCTGAAGTTGCGCGCGCAGACCAACGCCCATTTCGAGCAGTTGGGATTGGGCAAGCTGACCATCAACGATTTCATTTTGAAGGCGGTGGCCATGGCCGCCGCGCGCGTTCCGCGCGTCAACGCCTCGTTCGCCGGCGATGCCGTTATTGAATATGGCGACGTGCATTTGTCGGTGGCCGTGGCCGTCGAGGACGGTTTGGTAACCCCGGTGATCCGTCAGGCGCAGACCAAATCGCTGCGGGAAATCAGCGACACGGTGAAGGATCTGGCGTCGCGGGCCCGCAACAAGAAATTGAAACCGGAGGAATATCAGGGCGGCACCCTCACCGTTTCCAATCTCGGCAGCTACGGTATTGAAAGCTTTTCCGCCGTGATCAACCCGCCGCAGGCCATGATTCTGGCCATTGGCGCGATTGTAAAAAAACCGGTGGTGAACGCGAACGACGAAGTGGTTGTCGGCCAGCGTATGGCCATCGGTTTAAGCGCCGATCATCGCGTGGTGGACGGCGCGGTCGGTGCGCAATACCTGGCCGAACTGCGTCAGTTGCTGGAAAATCCCGTGTGGATGCTGTTCTAA